A region of Micromonospora sp. WMMD882 DNA encodes the following proteins:
- a CDS encoding SpoIIE family protein phosphatase translates to MTGDPVPDQGIWFRVESSGAASGVRRAAERLGAQLHLGARRTADLAIVAAELTSNLVKHADEGVLLLRPVRSGGEAGVEMVAVDSGPGMADLTVSSQDGHSTTGTLGIGLGAIVRQASWYDGYSRSGRGTVFVVQVWPADPPGQEWAAGLTRPLTGETRCGDGFAARVVDGRPQVLVSDGLGHGPLAAVATDAALAAFRDAPAGSPKTVVEHLHRALAHTRGAALAVAELDRPGGRLRYAGLGNISATVVDDGRRRGLVSLPGIAGHQRPVVREYDYPYGERALLVMHTDGVSDRWQLADYPGLAERSPLLTAATVLRDCGVRRDDAGVLVARAP, encoded by the coding sequence ATGACCGGTGACCCCGTACCGGACCAGGGCATCTGGTTCCGGGTGGAGAGCAGTGGCGCGGCCAGCGGGGTACGGCGGGCCGCCGAACGCCTCGGCGCGCAGCTCCACCTCGGCGCGCGGCGCACCGCCGACCTGGCGATCGTCGCCGCCGAGCTGACCAGCAACCTGGTCAAGCACGCCGACGAGGGCGTCCTGCTGCTCCGGCCGGTGCGCAGCGGCGGCGAGGCCGGCGTGGAGATGGTCGCCGTCGACTCCGGGCCGGGCATGGCCGACCTGACGGTGTCCTCGCAGGACGGGCACTCCACCACCGGCACCCTCGGCATCGGGTTGGGCGCGATCGTCCGGCAGGCGAGCTGGTACGACGGGTACTCCCGGTCCGGCCGGGGCACCGTGTTCGTCGTGCAGGTCTGGCCGGCGGACCCGCCCGGGCAGGAGTGGGCGGCCGGTCTCACCCGACCGCTGACCGGGGAGACCCGCTGCGGCGACGGCTTCGCCGCCCGGGTCGTCGACGGCCGGCCGCAGGTGCTGGTCAGTGACGGGCTCGGCCACGGTCCGCTGGCCGCCGTCGCCACCGACGCCGCGCTCGCCGCCTTCCGGGACGCCCCGGCCGGGTCGCCGAAGACGGTGGTCGAGCACCTGCACCGGGCGTTGGCGCACACCCGGGGCGCCGCGCTCGCGGTCGCCGAGCTGGACCGGCCCGGCGGGCGGCTCCGCTACGCCGGCCTCGGCAACATCTCCGCCACCGTGGTCGACGACGGCCGGCGGCGCGGGCTGGTCTCGCTGCCCGGCATCGCCGGGCACCAGCGCCCCGTGGTCCGCGAGTACGACTACCCGTACGGCGAGCGCGCCCTGCTGGTCATGCACACCGACGGGGTGTCCGACCGCTGGCAGCTCGCCGACTACCCGGGCCTGGCCGAGCGGTCCCCGTTGCTCACCGCCGCCACCGTGCTGCGCGACTGCGGGGTGCGCCGGGACGACGCCGGTGTCCTCGTCGCCCGGGCCCCGTGA
- a CDS encoding sensor histidine kinase: MSSPLTAPLLQMPLRVERDIFLVRQRGREVAAAVGLERQDQVRLATALSEVGRDLLHAVGGADVTFVAVGTEAGRPALRVDLAPVAPLDAAGYRPQSPAVARLVDSLELTVDAGVTVIRMSRRIPAGAEALTAQRLAELRARLGESAPGSELDELALQNEQLVAALDEVRRQRDELAVLNEELQETNRGVVALYGQLSEELEETNRGVVALYAELDEKSAQLKAASESKSRFLANVSHELRAPVTAIIGLARLLADSASDPLTGEQARQVGLIRSSATDLLVLVNDLLDLAKAESGRIEPDWAEVDLRVVFGQLRGTLRALATKPGVALVVEEPPAPAAVRSDEALLTRVLRNLLHNGLKFTEQGEVRMRAEQVGDRWRLIVADTGAGIPPELHERIFEEFYQVPGVASGAGTGLGLPYARRLVNLLGGALTLTSEPGRGSTFTIDLPAGGV, translated from the coding sequence ATGAGCTCTCCGCTTACCGCTCCGCTGCTCCAGATGCCGCTGCGGGTCGAGCGGGACATCTTCCTCGTCCGGCAGCGCGGGCGGGAGGTGGCCGCCGCCGTGGGGCTGGAGCGCCAGGACCAGGTCCGGCTCGCCACCGCGCTCAGCGAGGTGGGCCGGGACCTGCTCCACGCGGTCGGCGGCGCGGACGTCACGTTCGTCGCCGTCGGGACGGAGGCGGGCCGGCCGGCGCTGCGGGTCGACCTGGCCCCGGTGGCTCCGCTCGACGCCGCCGGGTACCGGCCGCAGTCACCCGCGGTGGCCCGGTTGGTCGACAGTCTGGAACTCACCGTGGACGCGGGGGTTACCGTCATACGGATGTCCCGTCGTATCCCGGCCGGCGCCGAGGCGTTGACCGCGCAACGTCTCGCCGAGCTGCGGGCCCGGCTCGGCGAGAGCGCGCCCGGTAGCGAGCTGGACGAGCTCGCCCTGCAGAACGAGCAGCTCGTCGCCGCCCTCGACGAGGTACGCCGGCAGCGGGACGAGCTGGCCGTGCTCAACGAGGAGCTCCAGGAGACCAACCGGGGCGTGGTGGCGCTCTACGGTCAGCTCTCCGAGGAGCTGGAGGAGACCAACCGGGGCGTGGTGGCCCTCTACGCCGAGCTGGACGAGAAGTCCGCCCAGTTGAAGGCGGCCAGCGAGTCCAAGAGCCGGTTCCTGGCCAACGTCAGCCACGAGCTGCGCGCCCCGGTCACCGCGATCATCGGGTTGGCCCGACTGCTCGCCGACTCCGCCTCCGATCCGCTCACCGGGGAGCAGGCCCGCCAGGTCGGACTGATCCGTTCCTCGGCGACCGACCTGCTCGTCCTGGTCAACGACCTGCTCGACCTGGCCAAGGCCGAGTCGGGCCGGATCGAGCCGGACTGGGCGGAGGTCGACCTGCGGGTGGTGTTCGGCCAGTTGCGGGGCACCCTGCGCGCGCTGGCCACCAAGCCGGGGGTGGCGCTGGTGGTGGAGGAGCCGCCCGCCCCGGCGGCCGTCCGCTCGGACGAGGCGCTGTTGACCCGGGTGCTGCGTAACCTGCTGCACAACGGGCTCAAGTTCACCGAGCAGGGTGAGGTACGGATGCGCGCCGAGCAGGTCGGTGACCGGTGGCGGCTGATCGTGGCGGACACCGGCGCCGGCATCCCGCCGGAGCTGCACGAACGGATCTTCGAGGAGTTCTACCAGGTGCCCGGGGTGGCCAGCGGCGCCGGCACCGGCCTCGGTCTGCCGTACGCGCGACGGCTGGTCAACCTGCTCGGTGGCGCCCTGACGCTCACCAGCGAGCCGGGCCGGGGCAGCACGTTCACGATCGACCTGCCCGCGGGTGGTGTGTGA
- a CDS encoding STAS domain-containing protein translates to MALSTEASGRLADLLAEQAERITERWTEIIAASLRGRLSHAEFRGQVQDLHRSMIIAGAEGLTDLASEPAAELRAVLAELSRSRARQGFTATETAASIYTFKDVLLELLEGAGDDPNRLRDFVAYSGLVDQMGLFTFESYVRTRESLIADQAEQLLELSTPVVKLWEGVVAVPLVGTLDSARAQVVMERLLQTLVDTGSPYAIIDITGVPAVDTQVAQHILKTVVAARLMGADCIISGIRPQIAQTIVALGIEFGDIATKASLADALRHVLRLTGVETTTHRRARREF, encoded by the coding sequence ATGGCGCTGAGCACGGAAGCAAGCGGACGGCTCGCCGACCTGCTCGCCGAGCAGGCCGAGCGGATCACGGAACGCTGGACCGAGATCATCGCGGCGTCGCTCCGTGGCCGACTCAGCCACGCGGAGTTCCGTGGCCAGGTGCAGGATCTGCACCGTAGCATGATCATCGCAGGCGCCGAGGGGCTGACGGACCTCGCCTCGGAGCCGGCCGCCGAGCTGCGTGCCGTCCTGGCCGAGCTGTCCCGCAGCCGGGCCCGGCAGGGGTTCACCGCCACCGAGACGGCGGCCAGCATCTACACCTTCAAGGACGTGCTGCTGGAGTTGCTGGAGGGCGCCGGTGACGACCCCAACCGGCTGCGTGACTTCGTCGCCTACTCCGGCCTGGTCGACCAGATGGGGCTGTTCACCTTCGAGAGCTACGTCCGCACCCGGGAGAGCCTGATCGCCGACCAGGCCGAACAGCTACTCGAACTCTCCACCCCGGTGGTGAAGCTCTGGGAGGGCGTCGTCGCCGTGCCGCTGGTCGGCACCCTCGACTCCGCCCGCGCCCAGGTGGTGATGGAGCGCCTGCTCCAGACCCTGGTCGACACCGGCTCGCCGTACGCGATCATCGACATCACCGGCGTGCCGGCCGTCGACACCCAGGTCGCCCAGCACATCCTCAAGACCGTGGTGGCCGCCCGGCTGATGGGCGCCGACTGCATCATCTCCGGGATCCGGCCGCAGATCGCCCAGACCATCGTGGCGCTCGGCATCGAGTTCGGGGACATCGCCACCAAGGCCAGCCTCGCCGACGCCCTGCGGCACGTGCTGCGGCTGACCGGCGTGGAGACCACCACCCACCGCCGCGCCCGCCGGGAGTTCTGA
- a CDS encoding STAS domain-containing protein, producing the protein MERVPVLKIGDILLVSIQVDMEDQTALQLQEDLAERIVATGCHGVIIDITALDIVDSFIGRMLSTIASISKVLDAETVVVGMRPAVAITLVELGLSLNGIRTALNVERGMELIAAARADEYADPDDPGPETATSP; encoded by the coding sequence ATGGAACGGGTGCCGGTCCTCAAGATCGGCGACATCCTGCTGGTCTCGATCCAGGTGGACATGGAGGACCAGACCGCCCTGCAACTCCAGGAGGACCTGGCCGAGCGGATCGTCGCCACCGGCTGCCACGGGGTGATCATCGACATCACCGCGCTGGACATCGTCGACTCGTTCATCGGCCGGATGCTGTCCACCATCGCCTCCATCTCCAAGGTGCTCGACGCCGAGACCGTGGTGGTGGGGATGCGTCCGGCGGTCGCCATCACCCTGGTCGAGCTGGGCCTGTCGCTCAACGGCATCCGGACGGCCCTGAACGTCGAACGCGGCATGGAGCTGATCGCGGCGGCCCGCGCCGACGAGTACGCCGACCCCGACGACCCCGGTCCCGAGACGGCGACGTCACCATGA
- a CDS encoding SpoIIE family protein phosphatase, whose protein sequence is MEDGPATVLVVDDSRTKRYLLVSWLTRAGFRTLEAETGGEALDRVGAEPIDLVVLDVRLPDINGFEICERIKAAHPVLPVIHVSAHAIDVVDRTQGLTRGADAYLAEPIEPDELVATAHAVLRYYQARKRAELTAERLARLADTTIAVHSAATFGKLLEAAATGAAEIFQSPAAVIAETFDGDCLAGVCAGPDTAGAVVPWTVDDTGVPTGATVRLDDPDAWRLVEWPAGERLAVAAARLREDRAPLYVVVPAGVNMPGMPVLRQLAQAIAAAVEAQRSYDEEHRIAVTLQRSLLPRRIPDIAGLDLAVRYEPASAQTEVGGDFYELVMLDGHLLMAIGDVAGHSLHAATVMAELRHAVRAYAVEGHQPGVILHRVNELMRTLLPHELATICVLLVHPGTGRVRMASAGHLPPLLAVDGRVEYLQHSAPLLGVRAARPADLEFVVPPGATLVLYTDGLIERRDATIDEGLAALAGRATEVDADLDAFCERLLRELAPPEIHDDVAVVALRRH, encoded by the coding sequence GTGGAGGACGGTCCGGCGACAGTGCTCGTGGTCGACGACAGCCGTACCAAGCGTTACCTGCTGGTGAGCTGGCTGACCCGGGCCGGGTTCCGCACCCTGGAGGCGGAGACCGGTGGCGAGGCGCTCGACCGGGTCGGCGCCGAGCCGATCGACCTGGTGGTGCTCGACGTGCGGCTGCCGGACATCAACGGCTTCGAGATCTGCGAACGGATCAAGGCGGCCCATCCGGTCCTGCCGGTGATCCACGTGTCCGCGCACGCCATCGACGTGGTCGACCGCACCCAGGGGCTGACCCGGGGCGCGGACGCGTACCTGGCCGAGCCGATCGAGCCGGACGAGCTGGTCGCCACCGCGCACGCGGTGCTGCGCTACTACCAGGCCCGCAAGCGGGCCGAGCTGACCGCCGAACGGCTGGCCCGGCTGGCCGACACCACCATCGCGGTGCACTCCGCGGCCACGTTCGGCAAACTGCTGGAGGCGGCGGCCACCGGCGCGGCGGAGATCTTCCAGAGTCCGGCCGCGGTGATCGCGGAGACCTTCGACGGGGACTGCCTGGCCGGCGTGTGCGCCGGGCCGGACACGGCGGGCGCGGTGGTGCCGTGGACGGTGGACGACACCGGCGTGCCGACCGGCGCCACCGTACGCCTCGACGACCCGGACGCCTGGCGGCTGGTCGAGTGGCCGGCCGGCGAGCGGCTGGCGGTGGCCGCCGCCCGGCTGCGGGAGGACCGGGCGCCGCTCTACGTGGTGGTGCCGGCCGGGGTGAACATGCCGGGCATGCCGGTGCTGCGTCAGCTCGCCCAGGCGATCGCGGCGGCCGTCGAGGCGCAACGCTCCTACGACGAGGAGCACCGGATCGCGGTGACCCTCCAGCGCAGCCTGCTGCCCCGCCGGATTCCCGACATCGCCGGGCTGGACCTCGCCGTCCGGTACGAGCCGGCGAGCGCGCAGACCGAGGTGGGCGGCGACTTCTACGAGCTGGTGATGCTCGACGGGCACCTGCTGATGGCGATCGGCGACGTCGCCGGCCACTCGTTGCACGCCGCCACGGTGATGGCGGAGCTGCGGCACGCCGTGCGCGCGTACGCGGTGGAGGGCCACCAGCCCGGCGTGATCCTGCACCGGGTCAACGAGCTGATGCGGACGCTGCTGCCGCACGAGCTGGCCACCATCTGCGTGTTGCTGGTGCATCCCGGCACCGGGCGGGTACGGATGGCCAGCGCCGGCCACCTGCCGCCGTTGCTGGCCGTCGACGGCCGCGTCGAGTACCTCCAGCATTCCGCGCCGCTGCTCGGCGTCCGGGCGGCCCGGCCGGCGGACCTGGAGTTCGTGGTGCCGCCCGGCGCGACGCTGGTGCTCTACACCGACGGGCTGATCGAACGCCGGGACGCCACCATCGACGAGGGGCTGGCCGCGCTGGCCGGTCGGGCCACCGAGGTCGATGCCGACCT
- a CDS encoding ATP-binding protein, with amino-acid sequence MTTGVDLGRPEAQVIRSDEDVVRVRQLVRTVAVAVRLSLVDQTKLVTAASELARNTLVYGGGGTAEVMTADNGRRRGVRIVFADSGPGIVDLDLALTDGYTTGGGLGLGLSGARRLVDDFDIDTAPGKGTRITVTKWSR; translated from the coding sequence ATGACCACCGGCGTCGACCTGGGCCGTCCCGAGGCGCAGGTGATCCGGAGCGACGAGGACGTGGTGCGGGTACGCCAGTTGGTGCGTACCGTCGCGGTCGCCGTCAGGCTCTCCCTGGTCGACCAGACCAAGCTGGTCACCGCCGCCAGCGAGCTGGCCCGCAACACGCTCGTGTACGGCGGCGGCGGCACGGCCGAGGTGATGACCGCCGACAACGGCCGTCGCCGTGGCGTGCGGATCGTCTTCGCCGACTCCGGTCCGGGCATCGTCGACCTGGACCTCGCCCTGACCGACGGCTACACCACCGGCGGCGGGCTGGGGCTGGGGCTCAGCGGCGCGCGTCGCCTGGTGGACGACTTCGACATCGACACCGCACCCGGCAAGGGCACCCGGATCACCGTGACGAAGTGGTCCCGATGA
- a CDS encoding STAS domain-containing protein, whose translation MSLTVHTEQRGDVVVVSVAGELDMATAPQLQDQITDLLDKGRSRLVFDLANVSFCDSTGLSVFVRAKNNCDEAGGVVRLAAPQRGVLRILEVSGLVEVLQTYPTVDEAVAGEQTPAS comes from the coding sequence ATGTCCCTGACGGTGCACACGGAACAGCGCGGCGACGTGGTCGTGGTCTCGGTCGCGGGCGAGCTCGACATGGCGACCGCCCCGCAGTTGCAGGACCAGATCACCGACCTGCTCGACAAGGGCCGCAGCCGGCTGGTCTTCGACCTGGCGAACGTCTCGTTCTGCGACTCGACCGGGCTGTCGGTGTTCGTGCGCGCCAAGAACAACTGCGACGAGGCCGGCGGGGTGGTCCGGCTCGCCGCGCCGCAGCGCGGGGTGCTGCGCATCCTGGAGGTCAGCGGCCTGGTCGAGGTGTTGCAGACCTACCCCACCGTCGACGAGGCGGTGGCCGGGGAGCAGACCCCGGCCTCCTGA